In Cytobacillus oceanisediminis, the following proteins share a genomic window:
- a CDS encoding DeoR/GlpR family DNA-binding transcription regulator, protein MSVLPEERKNEILKELKKTGKVKVVELVEQFQVSEETIRRDLMILEEKGLLKRVYGGAIHAVFQSEEPPFLQRTTVNQDAKVKVGKKAVELISDGDVISIDVGTTMLEFAKQIEKKKDITIITNSLPVSSVLTESINQNMFTGQVLLLGGQIDPKHQSICGSFTEQMLNQFNIDKAFISAGGFSIQKGVSNYHLHETLVSRKMVEVSKQVILLTDSSKIGVDTFSKVCPLEKIDVVVCEHPFPEVWKDHQELGKMNWIQA, encoded by the coding sequence ATGTCCGTTTTGCCTGAAGAAAGGAAAAATGAAATATTAAAAGAACTTAAGAAGACTGGAAAAGTAAAAGTCGTGGAGTTAGTTGAGCAATTTCAGGTTTCTGAAGAAACGATTCGACGCGATTTGATGATCTTAGAGGAAAAAGGATTATTAAAAAGGGTTTACGGAGGAGCGATTCATGCCGTTTTTCAATCTGAAGAGCCCCCTTTTCTCCAGCGTACTACTGTGAATCAAGATGCGAAAGTGAAGGTTGGCAAAAAAGCTGTGGAACTCATTTCTGACGGAGATGTGATTTCCATTGATGTGGGAACAACCATGCTCGAATTTGCTAAGCAGATTGAAAAGAAAAAGGATATTACCATTATCACCAATTCTCTTCCTGTATCATCCGTGTTGACGGAATCTATCAATCAAAATATGTTCACAGGTCAAGTGTTATTGCTTGGCGGACAAATTGATCCAAAGCACCAATCGATTTGTGGAAGTTTTACTGAACAAATGCTGAATCAATTTAATATCGATAAAGCTTTCATCTCAGCGGGCGGTTTTTCTATTCAAAAAGGAGTTAGTAATTATCATTTACATGAAACTTTGGTTTCTCGCAAGATGGTTGAAGTATCTAAGCAAGTGATATTGCTAACGGATTCCTCCAAAATTGGCGTTGATACTTTTAGTAAAGTTTGTCCTTTAGAAAAAATTGATGTAGTTGTCTGTGAACACCCTTTTCCAGAGGTATGGAAGGATCATCAAGAATTAGGGAAGATGAATTGGATTCAAGCTTGA
- a CDS encoding Cof-type HAD-IIB family hydrolase, protein MSFIAIDLDGTLLNDQNEISEENIKAIQSAQEKGFEVVISTGRAYFDVQMICEKAGISPFVIGTNGATIHAKNGECISSIALAKDCVESILQWLDERNYYYEVFTDQAIYAPKKRRQDFYNEIHSLKSSDLDKDMKELVAEAERQFDQFGYVIVESYQDILDQAEEFNNILACSFDKMKLEEAWNQFRMNGELMVVSSANHNIEITNKRATKGMALEKLAFMLNGTLERAMAIGDSNNDISMFEKVGYNVAMGNAKDEIKAVCTMTTLSNVENGVAYAISRYMESFAAAK, encoded by the coding sequence ATGAGTTTTATTGCAATAGATTTAGATGGAACATTATTGAACGACCAGAATGAAATTAGTGAAGAAAATATAAAGGCGATTCAATCCGCTCAAGAAAAAGGTTTTGAAGTAGTGATTTCAACAGGGCGTGCCTATTTTGATGTTCAAATGATTTGCGAAAAAGCTGGAATATCTCCGTTTGTCATCGGGACAAATGGAGCAACCATTCATGCGAAAAATGGAGAATGTATTTCCTCTATTGCTCTAGCGAAAGATTGTGTTGAATCTATTCTTCAATGGCTGGATGAACGAAATTATTATTACGAGGTGTTTACGGATCAAGCAATTTATGCACCTAAAAAAAGAAGACAGGATTTCTATAATGAGATTCATAGTTTGAAAAGCTCGGATTTAGATAAGGATATGAAAGAATTGGTTGCAGAAGCGGAGAGGCAATTTGATCAGTTTGGATATGTAATCGTTGAAAGCTACCAGGATATTCTAGATCAAGCGGAAGAATTCAATAATATTTTGGCATGTTCTTTTGACAAAATGAAATTGGAGGAAGCATGGAATCAATTTAGGATGAATGGTGAGTTAATGGTTGTTTCATCTGCCAATCATAACATTGAAATTACGAATAAAAGAGCAACAAAAGGAATGGCCCTTGAAAAATTGGCGTTCATGCTGAATGGCACCTTAGAGCGGGCTATGGCCATAGGAGACAGCAACAATGATATATCCATGTTCGAAAAAGTTGGATACAATGTGGCGATGGGAAATGCGAAAGATGAGATCAAAGCGGTTTGTACAATGACAACCCTTTCGAACGTTGAGAATGGGGTAGCGTATGCAATCAGTCGATATATGGAAAGTTTTGCTGCTGCAAAATAG
- a CDS encoding DMT family transporter has product MAWIYLIMAGLLEIVWVIGLKYSHGFTILIPSIITVALILLSFFLLSKSFHSVPLGTGYSVFTGLGTVGTVAAGMLFWGETINLLKLFFVALMIAGIIGLKISQAKPKT; this is encoded by the coding sequence ATGGCATGGATCTATCTTATCATGGCAGGGCTTTTAGAAATTGTTTGGGTAATCGGTCTTAAATATTCACATGGATTTACCATCCTGATCCCTAGTATCATAACAGTTGCGTTAATACTCTTAAGCTTCTTTTTACTTTCAAAATCGTTCCATTCCGTTCCTTTAGGAACTGGCTACTCCGTTTTTACTGGATTAGGAACGGTGGGAACAGTCGCAGCCGGGATGCTTTTTTGGGGAGAGACTATTAATCTATTGAAACTATTTTTTGTCGCGTTAATGATCGCAGGGATCATTGGACTAAAAATAAGCCAGGCGAAACCTAAAACATGA
- a CDS encoding DMT family transporter, producing the protein MDWFFLLIAGIAEIGSVISLKRADGFKKWPSTVSCLVCGSLSFYFLSLSVTSLPVGTAYAIWTGIGAVGSVLAGMILFNEPRSLRSTIWIMCIIAGAVGVKITSGH; encoded by the coding sequence ATGGATTGGTTTTTTCTTCTTATTGCCGGCATTGCCGAGATTGGAAGTGTGATCAGTCTGAAGCGTGCAGATGGGTTTAAAAAATGGCCTTCTACGGTCAGTTGTCTTGTTTGCGGAAGTTTAAGCTTTTATTTTCTTTCTTTGTCAGTAACATCCCTTCCAGTGGGGACTGCTTATGCAATATGGACTGGCATAGGCGCTGTCGGCAGTGTTTTAGCCGGCATGATCCTCTTTAATGAACCTAGAAGTTTAAGGTCAACGATATGGATTATGTGTATTATTGCAGGAGCTGTCGGTGTTAAAATAACTTCAGGGCATTAA
- a CDS encoding D-serine ammonia-lyase: MKSIQDWIKEYPLIGELAAVKEVFWANPKKEPFQTGVKKLPLNENDVKDAEERLKRFASYIAKVFPETRKHGGIIESPIVSIPAMRQKLSQLYDHPLEGEFLLKCDSHLPISGSIKARGGIYEVLKHAETLAIQHGLLSIEDDYSILDKEKFRNFFSEYSIAVGSTGNLGLSIGIMSAKLGFKVTVHMSADAKEWKKDLLKSKGVTVIEYKEDYSKAVEEGRKQADSDPNCYFIDDENSRDLFLGYAVAAIRLKKQLEDLNVTVDENHPLFVYLPCGVGGGPGGVAFGLKLMYQDQVHCFFAEPTHSPCMLLGLVTGMHDKVSVQDFGIDNITSADGLAVGRPSGFVGQTIEPLLSGSYTVSDHELFKLLSALADTENIHLEPSALAGVIGPVKLSTEKQGKEYVQNHNLKDQMKNAVHLMWATGGSMVPKEIMDEYYKKGAEILFKRSQNLSP, translated from the coding sequence ATGAAATCGATTCAAGATTGGATAAAAGAATATCCTTTAATAGGCGAGTTGGCAGCTGTAAAGGAGGTATTTTGGGCAAACCCGAAAAAGGAACCATTTCAAACAGGAGTTAAGAAACTTCCGCTTAATGAGAATGATGTAAAAGATGCAGAGGAAAGGCTGAAGCGTTTTGCTTCTTACATCGCAAAGGTTTTTCCGGAAACTAGAAAACATGGAGGTATCATTGAATCTCCTATTGTCTCTATTCCGGCGATGCGTCAAAAATTATCACAGTTGTATGATCATCCATTAGAAGGGGAATTTTTGCTGAAATGTGACAGTCATCTTCCGATTTCAGGTTCCATTAAAGCACGCGGCGGCATTTACGAAGTATTGAAACACGCAGAAACATTGGCGATTCAACATGGTTTATTATCAATAGAGGATGATTATTCGATCCTTGATAAGGAGAAATTCAGAAACTTCTTTTCCGAATACTCCATTGCCGTCGGATCTACGGGCAATTTAGGGTTAAGTATAGGCATAATGAGTGCCAAATTAGGTTTTAAAGTAACAGTCCATATGTCTGCAGATGCAAAGGAATGGAAGAAAGATCTCCTTAAAAGCAAAGGAGTAACGGTGATCGAATATAAGGAAGATTACAGCAAAGCGGTCGAAGAGGGGCGCAAACAGGCTGATAGTGATCCGAATTGCTACTTCATTGACGACGAGAACTCTCGCGATTTGTTTTTAGGATATGCAGTGGCAGCCATTCGCTTAAAAAAACAATTAGAAGATCTGAATGTTACAGTAGATGAAAACCATCCGCTATTTGTTTACCTTCCATGCGGAGTAGGCGGCGGACCGGGGGGAGTCGCTTTTGGTTTAAAATTAATGTATCAAGATCAAGTACATTGCTTCTTTGCAGAACCTACTCATTCTCCATGTATGCTGCTTGGACTCGTAACAGGAATGCATGATAAAGTATCGGTCCAAGACTTTGGAATTGACAACATCACATCAGCTGACGGCCTTGCCGTTGGAAGACCATCAGGATTCGTTGGTCAAACGATTGAGCCTTTATTAAGCGGAAGCTATACGGTAAGTGATCATGAATTATTTAAACTATTAAGCGCATTGGCCGATACAGAAAATATTCATCTTGAGCCTTCCGCATTGGCAGGTGTAATAGGTCCAGTAAAGTTATCGACTGAGAAGCAAGGGAAAGAATATGTACAAAATCATAACTTAAAAGATCAAATGAAAAATGCTGTCCATCTCATGTGGGCGACTGGCGGCAGTATGGTTCCGAAAGAAATAATGGACGAATATTATAAAAAAGGAGCAGAGATATTATTCAAAAGGAGTCAGAATCTATCACCCTGA
- a CDS encoding YajQ family cyclic di-GMP-binding protein, with product MSKESSFDIVSKVDFSEVTNAINIAMKEISTRYDFKGSKSDIKLDKEELVLLSDDEFKLEQLKDVLLGKLIKRGIPVKNLDYSKIEGASGGTVRQRAKLVQGIDKENAKKINTLIKNSGLKVKSQVQDDQVRVTGKNRDDLQKIIAAVKEADLTVDVQFVNYR from the coding sequence ATGTCTAAAGAAAGCTCATTTGATATTGTATCCAAAGTTGACTTTTCTGAAGTAACCAATGCCATTAATATTGCCATGAAGGAAATCTCCACCCGCTATGACTTTAAAGGCAGCAAAAGTGATATAAAGCTGGATAAAGAAGAGCTCGTGCTTCTATCTGATGACGAATTTAAACTGGAACAGCTTAAAGATGTTTTATTGGGTAAATTGATAAAAAGGGGCATTCCTGTAAAAAATCTTGATTACAGCAAAATTGAAGGGGCATCAGGCGGAACAGTACGCCAAAGAGCAAAGCTTGTTCAGGGAATTGATAAAGAAAATGCCAAGAAGATTAATACCCTTATTAAAAACAGCGGTTTAAAGGTGAAGAGCCAGGTTCAGGATGATCAGGTCCGTGTAACCGGCAAAAACCGCGATGATCTTCAGAAGATTATAGCTGCAGTTAAAGAGGCTGATTTGACTGTTGATGTCCAGTTCGTTAACTATCGTTAA
- a CDS encoding CvfB family protein, translating into MALEENLGRAAKLIVSREAAFGYFLTDGEEDVLLHQNETDEKLEEGQEVEAFLYMDSQGRIAATTVIPEVQVGTYGWAQVSDVKPGIGVFINIGIQKDMLLGEEDLPVHEAVWPIEGDRLYITLRVNKNNRIYVKMATDPVITDISLKAAKSDFNKNIHGHIYRTAKVGSWIYTAEGFKGFIHESQRKREPRLGEKIEGRIVDVKEDGTVNVSLIPRKHEVLDDDSEKILSYLESRNGAMPFGDKSAPEDIQERFQLSKASFKRALGRLMKEGKVYQEEGWTYIKKD; encoded by the coding sequence ATGGCTTTAGAAGAGAATTTAGGCCGTGCTGCTAAGCTGATTGTTTCAAGGGAAGCGGCATTTGGCTATTTTTTGACGGATGGAGAGGAAGATGTTCTTCTTCATCAGAACGAGACGGATGAAAAGCTGGAAGAAGGACAGGAAGTCGAGGCTTTCCTTTATATGGACTCACAGGGAAGAATCGCAGCAACGACAGTGATTCCGGAGGTTCAGGTTGGCACATATGGATGGGCGCAAGTAAGTGATGTAAAGCCCGGCATCGGTGTATTCATCAACATTGGCATTCAGAAGGACATGCTCCTTGGGGAGGAGGATCTGCCTGTACATGAAGCCGTCTGGCCGATTGAAGGAGATAGATTATACATTACGCTCCGTGTGAATAAGAATAACAGAATTTATGTAAAAATGGCTACTGATCCTGTGATTACAGATATATCACTAAAAGCAGCCAAAAGCGATTTTAATAAGAATATCCACGGACATATATATAGAACTGCAAAGGTTGGGAGCTGGATTTATACAGCTGAGGGCTTTAAAGGCTTTATCCATGAATCCCAGCGCAAAAGGGAGCCCCGTCTTGGCGAAAAAATTGAAGGGCGAATTGTTGATGTGAAAGAAGACGGAACAGTGAATGTTTCTCTTATCCCAAGAAAACATGAGGTACTGGACGATGATTCCGAAAAAATCCTATCTTATCTTGAAAGCCGCAATGGTGCAATGCCATTTGGCGATAAAAGCGCGCCAGAAGATATACAGGAGCGTTTTCAGCTAAGCAAAGCTTCTTTTAAAAGGGCTTTGGGCAGGCTTATGAAGGAAGGCAAGGTTTATCAGGAAGAAGGATGGACATATATAAAGAAAGACTAA
- a CDS encoding DUF3941 domain-containing protein, which translates to MPHTSDNDKKAKDNNALLHEKNMMREKNRKAGKNQYSKKTDHL; encoded by the coding sequence ATGCCGCATACTTCCGATAATGATAAAAAAGCAAAAGACAATAATGCGCTTCTTCACGAAAAAAATATGATGCGGGAGAAAAACCGCAAAGCCGGGAAAAACCAATATTCCAAAAAGACAGACCATTTATAA
- a CDS encoding DegV family protein, which yields MSVKILADSACDLPLSFYEENGVTLFPLKVQLNDTEFEDLVTIEPKDVYDAIREGQVPKTSQVSPLLFEETFMKMAEQNEDGIYISFSSGLSGTYQTAVMILEQVKEKYPDFKLSIIDSKAASLGYGLIVKAAAAKAQSGSSKVDIQKDIEFRCQHLESLFTVNDLEYLAKGGRVSKASAFLGGLLNIKPLLTVEDGKLVPIEKLRGKKKLLRRVIELMKENGTAFENQTVGISHADDEDTALEMQKLILEELKAKEVYITSIGSAIGSHTGPGTIAIFYQKQK from the coding sequence ATGTCAGTAAAAATTCTAGCTGACAGTGCGTGTGATCTGCCGCTAAGCTTCTATGAAGAAAATGGCGTCACACTTTTTCCATTAAAGGTTCAACTGAATGATACAGAATTTGAAGATTTAGTCACCATAGAACCTAAGGATGTTTATGATGCTATACGTGAAGGCCAGGTGCCTAAAACATCTCAGGTATCCCCTCTCCTTTTTGAGGAAACGTTCATGAAAATGGCAGAACAAAATGAAGACGGCATTTATATTTCTTTTTCCTCCGGACTTTCAGGTACATACCAGACTGCTGTAATGATTTTGGAGCAGGTAAAAGAGAAATACCCGGATTTCAAATTATCCATTATCGATTCCAAGGCTGCTTCATTGGGATATGGATTAATTGTGAAGGCTGCTGCTGCTAAAGCTCAATCAGGCTCATCCAAGGTCGACATCCAGAAAGATATCGAATTTCGCTGCCAGCATCTCGAGAGTTTATTCACTGTAAATGATCTCGAATATCTGGCAAAAGGCGGCCGTGTTTCTAAAGCTTCCGCATTTCTAGGCGGACTTTTGAACATTAAACCTCTTTTAACAGTAGAAGATGGCAAACTTGTACCGATTGAGAAACTGCGCGGCAAGAAAAAGCTTCTTCGCCGCGTTATTGAACTGATGAAAGAAAATGGGACTGCGTTTGAGAATCAGACTGTCGGCATCAGCCATGCTGATGATGAAGACACAGCTCTTGAAATGCAAAAATTAATCCTGGAAGAGCTTAAAGCCAAAGAAGTCTATATTACATCCATAGGCTCTGCAATCGGGTCTCATACGGGTCCAGGAACAATTGCAATTTTCTACCAAAAGCAAAAATAA
- a CDS encoding YitT family protein, producing the protein MVWLETKKVFIVLIGAILNAIAMNFFLIPANVYASGFTGVAQLLSSILGDFGSTGILLFILNIPVTILAWKKVGRSFTIYSFLSVFLMSFFLEIIPVIHVSKDILLNAVFGGVIAAVGVGITLKWGASTGGMDIIAMVLSRMKDKPVGTYFFTLNAIIIITAGFLYGWEKALYTLVTLYASTRVIDAIHTRHEKLTALIITKKSEEMKKAIHDHLVRGITTIPAKGAFTNENKEMMMIVITRYELFDLERIIKEVDPNAFTNIVQTAGVYGFFRRD; encoded by the coding sequence ATGGTTTGGTTAGAAACTAAGAAAGTATTTATTGTTTTGATTGGGGCGATATTGAACGCGATTGCGATGAATTTTTTTCTGATACCTGCCAATGTATATGCGAGCGGTTTTACAGGTGTGGCACAGCTCTTATCAAGCATTCTGGGGGATTTTGGATCAACAGGGATCCTGCTTTTCATTCTAAATATTCCTGTCACCATATTAGCCTGGAAAAAGGTTGGAAGGTCGTTTACCATTTATAGTTTTCTAAGCGTATTCTTAATGTCTTTTTTCTTGGAAATTATACCGGTAATTCATGTATCAAAAGATATTTTGCTTAATGCAGTTTTTGGAGGTGTCATTGCGGCTGTTGGTGTAGGGATAACACTTAAATGGGGGGCTTCCACAGGAGGAATGGATATCATTGCGATGGTATTGTCCCGAATGAAAGACAAGCCTGTCGGTACATACTTTTTCACACTTAACGCCATTATTATAATAACAGCCGGCTTTTTGTATGGATGGGAAAAAGCTTTATACACTCTTGTTACCCTTTATGCCTCAACCAGGGTCATTGATGCCATTCATACAAGACATGAAAAACTGACAGCACTGATTATAACGAAAAAATCGGAAGAAATGAAAAAAGCCATCCATGACCATCTTGTCAGGGGGATTACAACCATTCCTGCAAAGGGGGCTTTTACAAATGAAAACAAGGAAATGATGATGATTGTCATCACCCGTTACGAGTTATTTGACCTTGAAAGAATTATTAAAGAAGTGGATCCGAATGCCTTTACAAATATTGTCCAAACAGCTGGTGTCTATGGTTTCTTCCGCAGGGATTAA
- a CDS encoding BsuPI-related putative proteinase inhibitor — translation MLRLLAAAALIIFTMPLQSFEASKQEMPFDFKVIPQAGTKSMEIELLLGNTANYPLSFEFRTSQFYEVEIFNQKGEKVYSSSEGKAFLQAIQTIAVKPDEIKVWKEHWDYRHNGKRVKEGKYSVKAKLLASNLNGKGLETKAESEASVFIPGQNPAFRHVEVSGENGLYTISIEGRLKSGKLWYTVEDGHNELQGEKGVSALSNDWENFKLKINIPADKLPENGSVILHLYEKSHEDGHIINSFPVILERR, via the coding sequence ATGCTTCGGCTTTTGGCTGCTGCTGCTCTAATTATTTTCACTATGCCTTTGCAAAGTTTTGAAGCTTCTAAACAGGAAATGCCATTTGATTTTAAAGTAATACCTCAAGCAGGAACGAAAAGCATGGAGATAGAACTGCTTCTGGGTAATACTGCCAATTACCCGCTGAGCTTTGAGTTTAGGACGTCCCAATTTTACGAAGTGGAAATTTTCAATCAAAAAGGCGAAAAGGTATATTCCTCTTCAGAAGGTAAAGCGTTTTTACAAGCTATACAGACCATTGCCGTCAAACCGGATGAAATCAAGGTATGGAAAGAGCATTGGGATTATCGGCATAATGGCAAAAGAGTTAAGGAAGGGAAGTACAGTGTAAAAGCCAAGCTTTTGGCATCAAACTTAAATGGCAAAGGATTGGAGACCAAAGCGGAATCAGAAGCCTCAGTATTTATCCCAGGACAAAATCCTGCCTTTCGCCATGTTGAGGTTTCTGGAGAGAACGGCTTATATACAATATCAATAGAAGGGCGTCTAAAAAGCGGAAAGCTATGGTATACAGTTGAAGATGGCCATAATGAACTGCAGGGTGAAAAGGGCGTATCAGCACTTTCAAATGACTGGGAGAACTTTAAGTTAAAAATAAACATTCCTGCTGATAAACTGCCTGAAAACGGATCAGTGATTTTGCATTTATATGAAAAAAGCCATGAAGACGGACATATTATTAATTCCTTTCCTGTTATCCTGGAAAGGAGGTAA
- a CDS encoding DUF3813 domain-containing protein, whose translation MGNRLFQEAREYVEIAKNSAGEETVSRAKNALSSAFANSTAAEQAQLREMQQELEQYSQNR comes from the coding sequence ATGGGAAACAGATTATTTCAGGAAGCCAGAGAATATGTGGAAATAGCTAAAAATTCTGCAGGCGAAGAAACTGTTTCCCGCGCGAAAAATGCTTTAAGTTCCGCGTTTGCCAACTCCACTGCGGCTGAACAGGCACAGCTGCGGGAGATGCAGCAGGAGCTGGAACAATATTCGCAGAATCGCTAA
- a CDS encoding Cof-type HAD-IIB family hydrolase: MAEKHLIALDLDGTLLKDDKTISAKTKMIIQKAREQGHEVMIATGRPFRSSEIYYREMGLTTPIVNFNGAYIHHPKDHNWGVYHTPLQMNVAKEIVEAVNSYTVHNIVAEVIDDVYLHYHDEKLLDIFGFGDPKITTGDLRNYLNDNPTSMLIHTDEEHVKTIRNHLSEVHAEVIDHRRWAAPWHVIEIVKTGLNKAVGLQKAADYFQIPPERIIAFGDEDNDLEMLEFAGYGIAMGNAIDQVKNIANEVTLTNEEDGIGIYLNELLNLKAL, translated from the coding sequence ATGGCAGAAAAACATTTAATTGCACTGGACCTTGATGGCACATTATTAAAAGATGACAAAACCATCTCAGCTAAAACTAAAATGATTATTCAAAAGGCACGGGAACAAGGACACGAAGTGATGATTGCCACCGGAAGGCCATTTCGCTCCAGCGAAATTTACTATCGTGAAATGGGATTGACTACGCCAATTGTCAATTTCAATGGTGCATACATACATCATCCTAAAGATCATAATTGGGGAGTCTACCACACACCACTCCAAATGAATGTAGCAAAAGAAATTGTCGAAGCCGTTAATAGCTATACAGTTCATAATATTGTAGCAGAAGTTATAGATGATGTTTACCTGCATTACCATGATGAAAAGCTTCTGGATATCTTCGGTTTTGGCGATCCAAAAATTACGACTGGTGATTTGCGCAATTATCTCAATGATAATCCGACAAGCATGCTGATCCATACAGATGAGGAACATGTAAAGACCATTAGAAATCATCTTTCTGAAGTTCATGCCGAAGTGATTGACCACCGTCGCTGGGCGGCTCCATGGCATGTCATAGAAATCGTCAAAACCGGGCTGAATAAAGCCGTTGGCCTTCAAAAAGCAGCTGATTACTTCCAAATACCGCCTGAGCGGATCATCGCTTTCGGTGATGAAGACAATGATCTTGAAATGCTTGAATTTGCAGGCTACGGGATTGCCATGGGCAATGCTATTGACCAGGTGAAAAATATTGCCAATGAAGTCACCTTAACCAACGAGGAAGATGGAATCGGAATCTATTTAAATGAATTATTAAACCTTAAAGCACTATAA